Proteins encoded together in one Impatiens glandulifera chromosome 1, dImpGla2.1, whole genome shotgun sequence window:
- the LOC124935547 gene encoding beta-hexosaminidase 3-like — MAKLSELRICFYILNQLFLILIVTASAATNVGKLNIWPMPLSVTNGNGVLYMSKDFELRTEGSKYKDVSGILKNGFSRLLDVIKTDHEIDVSGHGFPYLPKIQGIHVIIVSPSDELHYAVDESYKLTVPAEGNPVYARIEANSVYGALHGFQTFSQVCYFNFASRGLEVRQVPWDITDKPRFSYRGLLIDTSRHYQPLPMIKKVIDSMAYAKLNVLHWHIVDAQSFPLEIPSYPNLWKGAYSDSERYTIMDATDIVSYAQTRGINVLAEIDVPGHALSWGNGYPQLWPSKDCQQPLDVSNDFTFKVIDGILSDFSKVFKFKFIHLGGDEVNTSCWTQTPHVRNWLKNHRMTESKAYEYFVLRAQNIALSHGYEIINWEETFNNFGSKLSRKTVVHNWLGIGVAPKVVASGLRCIVSNQDKWYLDHLDATWEGFYMNEPLTNITNPNHQQLVLGGEVCMWGENIDGSDIEQTIWPRAAAAAERLWTPYNKLAKDPREVVERLSHFRCLLNQRGVAAAPLNGPGRVAPYQPGSCFRQ, encoded by the exons ATGGCGAAGTTGTCAGAATTAAGAATCTGTTTTTACATTCTGAATCAGTTGTTTCTCATTCTAATAGTTACTGCTTCGGCAGCTACAAATGTCGGCAAGCTCAATATATGGCCGATGCCGTTATCTGTAACCAATGGTAATGGGGTTCTTTATATGAGCAAAGATTTTGAGCTGAGAACTGAAGGAAGCAAATACAAAGACGTTTCTGGTATTCTCAAGAATGGGTTCTCCAGATTACTTGATGTTATTAAAACTGATCATGAAATTGATGTATCTGGTCATGGGTTTCCTTATTTACCTAAAATTCAGGGGATTCATGTGATTATTGTGTCTCCTAGTGATGAG TTACATTATGCAGTTGATGAATCATACAAGTTAACAGTTCCTGCAGAAGGGAATCCAGTTTATGCTCGTATTGAG GCGAACTCAGTTTATGGGGCTCTACATGGTTTTCAG ACATTCAGCCAAGTTTGTTACTTTAACTTCGCAAGTAGAGGGTTGGAAGTGCGTCAGGTCCCATGGGATATTACTGACAAACCAAGGTTCTCTTACAGAGGGCTCTTAATAG ATACATCTCGACATTACCAGCCACTCCCTATGATAAAGAAAGTTATTGATTCTATGGCTTATGCAAAGCTG AATGTGCTACATTGGCATATTGTAGATGCACAATCTTTTCCACTCGAGATACCATCTTATCCAAATTTATGGAAAGGGGCTTATTCGGATTCAGAAAGATACACAATAATGGACGCCACTGATATTGTAAG TTATGCTCAAACACGAGGGATTAATGTTCTAGCCGAAATTGATGTTCCAGGCCATGCTCTCTCAtg GGGAAATGGTTACCCTCAGTTATGGCCATCCAAGGATTGCCAGCAGCCACTTGATGTTAGCAATGACTTCACATTCAAAGTAATTGATGGGATTCTTTCAG ATTTCAGCAAGGTCTTCAAGTTTAAATTCATTCACTTGGGAGGTGATGAAGTAAATACAA GTTGCTGGACACAAACTCCACATGTAAGGAACTg GCTGAAGAATCACAGAATGACTGAATCTAAAGCTTATGAATACTTTGTTCTGAGGGCTCAAAATATAGCTTTATCTCATGGTTATGAGATTATCAACTG GGAAGAGACATTCAACAATTTCGGCAGCAAGTTGAGCCGAAAAACTGTTGTTCACAACTG GCTTGGAATTGGTGTAGCACCAAAAGTTGTTGCATCTGGATTGAGGTGTATTGTGAGTAATCAAGACAAATGGTATTTAGACCATTTGGATGCTACTTGGGAAGGCTTCTATATGAATGAACCATTAACAAACATCACCAATCCAAACCATCAGCAGCTAGTTCTTGGAGGTGAAGTTTGCATGTGGGGTGAAAACATAGATGGATCAGATATAGAACAGACTATATGGCCACGAGCAGCTGCTGCAGCAG AGAGGCTTTGGACACCATATAATAAGCTAGCAAAAGATCCAAGGGAGGTTGTGGAAAGATTGTCGCATTTCAGATGTTTGTTGAACCAAAGAGGAGTAGCTGCTGCTCCACTCAATGGACCAGGTAGAGTTGCTCCTTATCAGCCAGGCTCTTGCTTTAGGCAATAA